The following are from one region of the Megachile rotundata isolate GNS110a chromosome 15, iyMegRotu1, whole genome shotgun sequence genome:
- the tinc gene encoding transmembrane protein tincar isoform X1, with protein sequence MSMTGSLMGYENNNEVNQAKCKKPLKPLPVVSSINSSGVSSTAKARKPRRSTRQSSCIRGHVNNLWSVWYGILAVAFQAYIGLRYAKRFAAYLSLPWPADAPPPKVELYACLVLAGTGVVLLPVLLGAAFLKLGNLANDGVKLGRHLSACSRDPPSSLLTNNLDHGLANNLWRHGGPTAAFLHLCTAMCFLLPSLLMEARLIHAGFLPKEAIWRTDLDWLVIHRDRLVVSSFMNPNVNLSILTGFVTPQPFVTLTPDDEADINDVATTFSDLDVRTVETRRETNKFLASFRPPSTGLPPPNAQTSTSTISGSSAIAIDPSTTTSTTRSVVTTTSTTKATAEMEQLETTIARTTPTVPKTTTAKYGYSARRSTVKTIVRNNNLKNRSKTKNFGFGRPSTTVRPRATSAGNMTAQSMSLTMNSLADLDHPEKLNVEFQPAESYGPITLEYLNYAIALGVYSVRYPAVFWSCNKALGTIFSFQLVINSAQSLLAYVGMSVLYKVQVMGPLKALPVLRQQYRTISTTSSISTIFGDSYFLLNPHVTLVLFALSSLLVLCSSMVMYFYAYGRFTAFLNQERERRVILSKENRDKNGWVYFIHCTALCVFLAIAICSAPLLYDYSVVYRGSLDGVILACIVATVLHLFLWLVLWIFLTIKQRWTFKLRVTIGRATVRSARSVKLVTDVDLLSARDEEDGTSAPLLVVGNGRTYTIADASPKKAIMSVIQKAAIERKARSQGNTDSVDGESTVDDEQIYWLRPKLRPSPTRSPSDVNGAPNTEKGWLNKKFKPKVTFNDLPSTSGSRNKGKIRRGTGDGGPEDDGDYATLRELPLMTSLDPADDSTSEENKWGRWLISRRDGIPKFRDLLECVNDDQVTYYASANRDLQPSEGDPSPLLTPDPLPDPTLESLPLPPPTPTSAPSTEVVTTTLTTNTQTNGGQTPRCLRRADSGMPHEELTPRSDSSNSPPLDTGGGTGSVTGHSNTSSHSETSSSGVHSNASNASNASNGSCQRRATSVDDLTGEQRNCDESREQWRSCSLQRGVQPPTASGTNFSTPSSGRAGTGTSQAFASPQYANHVPLFVNSTSNANLSGNGSASSNASVNMNGNANPIEVANATGGCPAVIVENPNEATVVIRRKLSRTKLTEPLNPNEEPFGRSTNMRMTSFTESNDVRVHASSATLPHYPTQPAVTFPHCSTMPLPHGSHGMAGSHMAGTSGSCGSVPRHAFVPPQVHATVPAHTTLPSHHNGVRLLHPIPQSNPFVKRFPPVQLHAQPWALPGHHTFPQAPQNNGKLTTAAQIRQTDRDSANFSMASSGDSDTCLPH encoded by the exons ATGTCAATGACGGGAAGCTTGATGGGCTACGAAAACAACAACGAAGTGAACCAAGCGAAGTGCAAGAAACCGTTGAAGCCCCTTCCGGTGGTGTCCAGCATAAATTCCAGCGGCGTGTCGAGCACCGCGAAAGCGAGGAAGCCACGAAGGTCGACGAGGCAAAGTTCGTGCATTCGAGGCCACGTGAACAACCTGTGGTCCGTTTGGTACGGCATTCTAGCGGTCGCGTTTCAAGCTTACATCGGTCTGCGCTACGCCAAGCGTTTCGCCG CGTATCTGTCGTTGCCATGGCCAGCGGATGCTCCACCGCCGAAGGTGGAGTTGTACGCGTGTCTGGTGCTGGCCGGTACCGGGGTGGTGCTTCTGCCGGTTCTGCTCGGCGCGGCGTTCCTGAAGCTCGGCAACCTGGCCAACGACGGAGTCAAACTGGGCCGTCACTTGAGCGCGTGCTCCCGCGACCCACCCTCCTCGCTGCTCACCAACAATCTCGACCACG GTTTGGCGAATAATTTATGGCGGCACGGAGGTCCCACCGCGGCCTTTCTACATCTTTGTACGGCCATGTGCTTCCTGCTACCCTCTCTGCTCATGGAGGCCAGACTGATCCACGCTGGATTTCTGCCAAAAG AGGCGATATGGCGTACGGATCTGGACTGGCTCGTGATTCACCGCGACCGCCTGGTCGTATCGAGCTTCATGAACCCGAACGTGAATCTTAGCATTCTGACCGGCTTCGTGACTCCTCAGCCTTTCGTTACCTTGACCCCCGACGACGAAGCGGATATAAATGACGTAGCTACCACTTTCTCGGACCTGGACGTCAGAACGGTCGAAACTCGAAGGGAGACTAACAAGTTCCTCGCATCGTTTCGACCTCCGAGTACCGGCCTTCCGCCACCCAACGCGCAAACTTCCACTAGTACAATTTCCGGTTCGAGCGCTATCGCCATCGATCCATCGACCACCACGTCGACCACGAGAAGCGTCGTCACAACCACGAGTACGACGAAAGCCACCGCGGAAATGGAACAATTGGAAACGACGATCGCGAGAACGACGCCGACGGTTCCAAAGACCACCACGGCCAAATACGGATACTCGGCCAGGCGATCGACCGTCAAGACAATCGTCAGGAACAATAATCTGAAGAACAGGTCCAAGACGAAAAACTTCGGCTTCGGAAGACCGTCGACGACCGTCAGACCTAGAGCGACCTCCGCAGGGAACATGACGGCGCAGAGCATGTCGCTCACGATGAACAGCCTGGCCGATTTGGATCACCCCGAAAAGTTGAACGTCGAATTTCAACCCG CCGAATCTTACGGTCCCATTACCCTGGAATACCTGAACTACGCGATCGCCCTCGGCGTCTACTCCGTGAGGTACCCCGCGGTGTTCTGGTCCTGCAACAAAGCGCTGGGCACCATTTTCAGCTTCCAGTTGGTCATCAATTCCGCTCAGAGCCTGCTGGCGTACGTCGGAATGTCCGTTCTGTACAAG GTGCAAGTGATGGGACCTCTGAAGGCGTTGCCCGTCCTCCGGCAGCAGTACCGCACTATCTCGACCACCAGCAGCATATCGACCATTTTCGGGGACTCTTACTTCCTTCTGAACCCTCATGTTACTCTGGTCCTGTTCGCCCTGTCCTCTCTGTTGGTGCTGTGCTCCAGCATGGTGATGTACTTCTACGCTTACGGCAG GTTCACAGCGTTTTTGAATCAGGAACGCGAGCGCCGAGTGATCCTATCAAAGGAGAACCGAGACAAGAACGGCTGGGTGTACTTCATCCACTGCACGGCCCTCTGCGTTTTCCTGGCAATCGCGATATGCAGCGCACCGTTGCTCTACGACTACAGCGTCGTCTATCGGGGAAGTTTGGACGGGGTCATCTTGGCCTGCATCGTCGCCACGGTTCTGCATTTGTTTCTCTGGCTGGTGCTGTGGATCTTCCTGACGATCAAACAGCGTTGGACGTTCAAGTTGCGGGTGACGATCGGTCGGGCGACCGTCAGGTCGGCGAGGTCGGTGAAGCTCGTGACCGACGTGGATCTGTTGTCGGCAAGGGATGAGGAGGATGGCACCAGCGCGCCGTTGCTGGTCGTCGGTAACGGCAGAACCTACACCATTGCCGACGCGTCGCCCAAAAAGGCCATCATGAGCGTCATTCAGAAGGCGGCTATCGAGAGAAAAGCGCGCTCGCAAG GTAACACCGACTCCGTCGACGGTGAATCGACAGTCGACGATGAACAGATCTATTGGTTGCGACCAAAGTTACGACCGTCGCCCACCAGGTCGCCCAGCGACGTGAACGGGGCGCCCAACACGGAAAAGGGTTGGCTGAACAAGAAATTCAAGCCCAAGGTCACCTTTAACGACCTGCCTAGTACGTCAGGCTCGCG CAATAAGGGAAAAATCAGACGAGGTACCGGTGACGGGGGTCCTGAAGACGACGGGGATTACGCCACGCTACGGGAACTTCCGCTGATGACGTCTCTGGATCCCGCCGACGATTCCACGTCCGAGGAGAACAAG TGGGGAAGATGGCTGATATCCCGTAGGGACGGTATACCTAAATTTCGAGAC CTACTCGAATGCGTGAACGACGACCAGGTGACTTACTACGCGAGCGCAAATCGCGATCTACAACCTTCGGAAGGCGACCCCTCGCCACTGTTGACACCAGACCCTTTGCCCGATCCCACCTTGGAGTCACTTCCACTGCCACCTCCGACTCCAACTTCTGCACCGAGCACCGAAGTTGTTACGACGACGCTAACCACTAACACCCAG ACAAACGGAGGACAAACGCCGCGCTGCCTGCGTCGAGCGGATTCGGGGATGCCTCACGAGGAGCTGACTCCCCGTTCCGATTCTTCCAACTCTCCTCCTTTGGATACGGGAGGCGGAACCGGCTCGGTAACGGGACACAGCAACACTAGCAGTCACAGCGAGACATCCTCGAGCGGAGTGCACAGCAACGCAAGCAACGCGAGCAACGCCAGCAACGGCAGCTGCCAACGACGCGCCACCAGCGTGGACGATCTCACCGGAGAGCAGCGCAACTGCGACGAGTCTCGAGAACAGTGGAGGAGCTGTTCCCTCCAGCGAGGGGTCCAGCCTCCCACCGCTTCCGGTACCAATTTCTCGACGCCGAGCAGCGGTCGAGCCGGCACCGGAACCAGCCAGGCGTTCGCCTCGCCGCAGTACGCAAACCACGTGCCGTTGTTCGTCAACTCGACCTCGAACGCGAACCTGAGCGGAAACGGGAGCGCCAGCTCGAACGCGAGCGTGAACATGAACGGAAACGCCAATCCTATCGAGGTCGCGAACGCGACCGGCGGTTGTCCGGCGGTCATCGTGGAGAATCCGAACGAAGCGACGGTGGTTATTCGCCGCAAGTTGTCGCGAACGAAGCTAACGGAGCCGCTGAACCCCAACGAGGAGCCGTTCGGCCGGTCGACTAACATGAGAATGACCTCCTTCACGGAGAGCAACGACGTCCGCGTGCACGCGTCCTCCGCCACTCTGCCGCATTACCCGACCCAGCCCGCGGTCACCTTCCCTCACTGCTCCACCATGCCGCTGCCACATGGTTCTCACGGCATGGCGGGCTCGCACATGGCCGGCACGAGCGGGAGCTGCGGCTCCGTGCCCAGACACGCTTTCGTCCCGCCCCAGGTCCACGCGACCGTCCCCGCGCACACCACCCTGCCCTCTCATCACAACGGCGTTAGACTGCTGCACCCGATCCCGCAGAGCAACCCCTTCGTTAAGAGGTTCCCCCCTGTACAGTTGCACGCGCAGCCCTGGGCGCTGCCCGGACACCACACGTTTCCCCAAGCGCCGCAGAATAATGGCAAGCTGACCACCGCCGCTCAGATCCGACAGACCGATCGGGACTCGGCTAACTTCTCCATGGCCAGCAGCGGCGATTCCGACACGTGTTTGCCTCATTGA
- the tinc gene encoding transmembrane protein tincar isoform X4 yields MNPNVNLSILTGFVTPQPFVTLTPDDEADINDVATTFSDLDVRTVETRRETNKFLASFRPPSTGLPPPNAQTSTSTISGSSAIAIDPSTTTSTTRSVVTTTSTTKATAEMEQLETTIARTTPTVPKTTTAKYGYSARRSTVKTIVRNNNLKNRSKTKNFGFGRPSTTVRPRATSAGNMTAQSMSLTMNSLADLDHPEKLNVEFQPAESYGPITLEYLNYAIALGVYSVRYPAVFWSCNKALGTIFSFQLVINSAQSLLAYVGMSVLYKVQVMGPLKALPVLRQQYRTISTTSSISTIFGDSYFLLNPHVTLVLFALSSLLVLCSSMVMYFYAYGRFTAFLNQERERRVILSKENRDKNGWVYFIHCTALCVFLAIAICSAPLLYDYSVVYRGSLDGVILACIVATVLHLFLWLVLWIFLTIKQRWTFKLRVTIGRATVRSARSVKLVTDVDLLSARDEEDGTSAPLLVVGNGRTYTIADASPKKAIMSVIQKAAIERKARSQGNTDSVDGESTVDDEQIYWLRPKLRPSPTRSPSDVNGAPNTEKGWLNKKFKPKVTFNDLPSTSGSRNKGKIRRGTGDGGPEDDGDYATLRELPLMTSLDPADDSTSEENKWGRWLISRRDGIPKFRDLLECVNDDQVTYYASANRDLQPSEGDPSPLLTPDPLPDPTLESLPLPPPTPTSAPSTEVVTTTLTTNTQTNGGQTPRCLRRADSGMPHEELTPRSDSSNSPPLDTGGGTGSVTGHSNTSSHSETSSSGVHSNASNASNASNGSCQRRATSVDDLTGEQRNCDESREQWRSCSLQRGVQPPTASGTNFSTPSSGRAGTGTSQAFASPQYANHVPLFVNSTSNANLSGNGSASSNASVNMNGNANPIEVANATGGCPAVIVENPNEATVVIRRKLSRTKLTEPLNPNEEPFGRSTNMRMTSFTESNDVRVHASSATLPHYPTQPAVTFPHCSTMPLPHGSHGMAGSHMAGTSGSCGSVPRHAFVPPQVHATVPAHTTLPSHHNGVRLLHPIPQSNPFVKRFPPVQLHAQPWALPGHHTFPQAPQNNGKLTTAAQIRQTDRDSANFSMASSGDSDTCLPH; encoded by the exons ATGAACCCGAACGTGAATCTTAGCATTCTGACCGGCTTCGTGACTCCTCAGCCTTTCGTTACCTTGACCCCCGACGACGAAGCGGATATAAATGACGTAGCTACCACTTTCTCGGACCTGGACGTCAGAACGGTCGAAACTCGAAGGGAGACTAACAAGTTCCTCGCATCGTTTCGACCTCCGAGTACCGGCCTTCCGCCACCCAACGCGCAAACTTCCACTAGTACAATTTCCGGTTCGAGCGCTATCGCCATCGATCCATCGACCACCACGTCGACCACGAGAAGCGTCGTCACAACCACGAGTACGACGAAAGCCACCGCGGAAATGGAACAATTGGAAACGACGATCGCGAGAACGACGCCGACGGTTCCAAAGACCACCACGGCCAAATACGGATACTCGGCCAGGCGATCGACCGTCAAGACAATCGTCAGGAACAATAATCTGAAGAACAGGTCCAAGACGAAAAACTTCGGCTTCGGAAGACCGTCGACGACCGTCAGACCTAGAGCGACCTCCGCAGGGAACATGACGGCGCAGAGCATGTCGCTCACGATGAACAGCCTGGCCGATTTGGATCACCCCGAAAAGTTGAACGTCGAATTTCAACCCG CCGAATCTTACGGTCCCATTACCCTGGAATACCTGAACTACGCGATCGCCCTCGGCGTCTACTCCGTGAGGTACCCCGCGGTGTTCTGGTCCTGCAACAAAGCGCTGGGCACCATTTTCAGCTTCCAGTTGGTCATCAATTCCGCTCAGAGCCTGCTGGCGTACGTCGGAATGTCCGTTCTGTACAAG GTGCAAGTGATGGGACCTCTGAAGGCGTTGCCCGTCCTCCGGCAGCAGTACCGCACTATCTCGACCACCAGCAGCATATCGACCATTTTCGGGGACTCTTACTTCCTTCTGAACCCTCATGTTACTCTGGTCCTGTTCGCCCTGTCCTCTCTGTTGGTGCTGTGCTCCAGCATGGTGATGTACTTCTACGCTTACGGCAG GTTCACAGCGTTTTTGAATCAGGAACGCGAGCGCCGAGTGATCCTATCAAAGGAGAACCGAGACAAGAACGGCTGGGTGTACTTCATCCACTGCACGGCCCTCTGCGTTTTCCTGGCAATCGCGATATGCAGCGCACCGTTGCTCTACGACTACAGCGTCGTCTATCGGGGAAGTTTGGACGGGGTCATCTTGGCCTGCATCGTCGCCACGGTTCTGCATTTGTTTCTCTGGCTGGTGCTGTGGATCTTCCTGACGATCAAACAGCGTTGGACGTTCAAGTTGCGGGTGACGATCGGTCGGGCGACCGTCAGGTCGGCGAGGTCGGTGAAGCTCGTGACCGACGTGGATCTGTTGTCGGCAAGGGATGAGGAGGATGGCACCAGCGCGCCGTTGCTGGTCGTCGGTAACGGCAGAACCTACACCATTGCCGACGCGTCGCCCAAAAAGGCCATCATGAGCGTCATTCAGAAGGCGGCTATCGAGAGAAAAGCGCGCTCGCAAG GTAACACCGACTCCGTCGACGGTGAATCGACAGTCGACGATGAACAGATCTATTGGTTGCGACCAAAGTTACGACCGTCGCCCACCAGGTCGCCCAGCGACGTGAACGGGGCGCCCAACACGGAAAAGGGTTGGCTGAACAAGAAATTCAAGCCCAAGGTCACCTTTAACGACCTGCCTAGTACGTCAGGCTCGCG CAATAAGGGAAAAATCAGACGAGGTACCGGTGACGGGGGTCCTGAAGACGACGGGGATTACGCCACGCTACGGGAACTTCCGCTGATGACGTCTCTGGATCCCGCCGACGATTCCACGTCCGAGGAGAACAAG TGGGGAAGATGGCTGATATCCCGTAGGGACGGTATACCTAAATTTCGAGAC CTACTCGAATGCGTGAACGACGACCAGGTGACTTACTACGCGAGCGCAAATCGCGATCTACAACCTTCGGAAGGCGACCCCTCGCCACTGTTGACACCAGACCCTTTGCCCGATCCCACCTTGGAGTCACTTCCACTGCCACCTCCGACTCCAACTTCTGCACCGAGCACCGAAGTTGTTACGACGACGCTAACCACTAACACCCAG ACAAACGGAGGACAAACGCCGCGCTGCCTGCGTCGAGCGGATTCGGGGATGCCTCACGAGGAGCTGACTCCCCGTTCCGATTCTTCCAACTCTCCTCCTTTGGATACGGGAGGCGGAACCGGCTCGGTAACGGGACACAGCAACACTAGCAGTCACAGCGAGACATCCTCGAGCGGAGTGCACAGCAACGCAAGCAACGCGAGCAACGCCAGCAACGGCAGCTGCCAACGACGCGCCACCAGCGTGGACGATCTCACCGGAGAGCAGCGCAACTGCGACGAGTCTCGAGAACAGTGGAGGAGCTGTTCCCTCCAGCGAGGGGTCCAGCCTCCCACCGCTTCCGGTACCAATTTCTCGACGCCGAGCAGCGGTCGAGCCGGCACCGGAACCAGCCAGGCGTTCGCCTCGCCGCAGTACGCAAACCACGTGCCGTTGTTCGTCAACTCGACCTCGAACGCGAACCTGAGCGGAAACGGGAGCGCCAGCTCGAACGCGAGCGTGAACATGAACGGAAACGCCAATCCTATCGAGGTCGCGAACGCGACCGGCGGTTGTCCGGCGGTCATCGTGGAGAATCCGAACGAAGCGACGGTGGTTATTCGCCGCAAGTTGTCGCGAACGAAGCTAACGGAGCCGCTGAACCCCAACGAGGAGCCGTTCGGCCGGTCGACTAACATGAGAATGACCTCCTTCACGGAGAGCAACGACGTCCGCGTGCACGCGTCCTCCGCCACTCTGCCGCATTACCCGACCCAGCCCGCGGTCACCTTCCCTCACTGCTCCACCATGCCGCTGCCACATGGTTCTCACGGCATGGCGGGCTCGCACATGGCCGGCACGAGCGGGAGCTGCGGCTCCGTGCCCAGACACGCTTTCGTCCCGCCCCAGGTCCACGCGACCGTCCCCGCGCACACCACCCTGCCCTCTCATCACAACGGCGTTAGACTGCTGCACCCGATCCCGCAGAGCAACCCCTTCGTTAAGAGGTTCCCCCCTGTACAGTTGCACGCGCAGCCCTGGGCGCTGCCCGGACACCACACGTTTCCCCAAGCGCCGCAGAATAATGGCAAGCTGACCACCGCCGCTCAGATCCGACAGACCGATCGGGACTCGGCTAACTTCTCCATGGCCAGCAGCGGCGATTCCGACACGTGTTTGCCTCATTGA